One segment of Acropora muricata isolate sample 2 chromosome 8, ASM3666990v1, whole genome shotgun sequence DNA contains the following:
- the LOC136924993 gene encoding uncharacterized protein isoform X2, with protein MSGGLLSGLDRAKERPYQGWKTNSSLSEEDKCVENDVCLLEDLSTKVNKEGSPNRTECLSNGDRIPGDFKGHYSSYKIPKKTNSSNVGVKRADEWFEASFEVQLPPPGRSKYSQASPISGKKRYGADRITQRNEIGYRLLRGGGLTSPSRRWKNADAPGWRQSEVSRSQQENILSCQVPDHRSNGTISTSDKSGNIQRNFKKGDKEESSKTLIEEHEHNHSMLDCLLRGNSVPSTKPNNDENGRTNSSDSDTNLETSIRANSFQDSTSPSKDISLSDNNHEDVFFDHCEKCLKRLTEDKKCRNCSNNVFPSQAATLRTHLSPNRFYASDKEKTKIRTYANQRRGNTPVLLARPDTEPSATPEISGGSGQGKSKLRKRKNQGKSATCSDSDLSPGRAKRGSKQVKLTLPKKDTVTELTVEESPLEATFSGPDDITSGPGALSDGDDDKDADVITDSINTKMTPKTRAKRKTPLSKVCSQFGIEIMPEEEVYEQADAVQNLQRQTLKITLLASEWQSLAGGLSTLNRELAINLSQIQNVSVSLLVPEGACSDEDKKEAGSFGISIIEARKCVGLDPLVWLSHPPENHKIDVIVGHGVKLGSPVQLIKRHAQFQNCKWVHVVHTAPENLSKYKDYDSPNLRGEEKHWNEIDLCKSADLVVPVGPRIAKAYHSYLQECKKDEDFFELIPGLFEREFGDLPAKQKPKEEEDDFIVLLCGRGDKEDFELKGYNIAVEAFASRQLKGKHYSLLFVGSPKGKQDKVRKRLLKYGITDEQLAVRKFVKSRERMKELFCEVDMVIMPSKEEGFGLVALEALSAGLPILIGSNSGFARTIKNIPLGKYRIVGDSGDPAKWAEAIEDVRDRHEVVLVESKTLKENYSKKYSWKKQCEELVDRLLKMVYGKNTRKKLSVEENKSSPIDASSSIATTNHEPSRSEQPKLTKQTGALGSTIVTQRKSPDVVNSKTEEPVANCVEPVKLDILRRHKEIEAHITLLDQHRKDQRENVQQHQRLLREVEEEKERLLERIRVLDDILNEKDQALTQ; from the exons GCCTAGATAGAGCTAAAGAAAGACCTTACCAAGGATGGAAAACAAACAGTAGTCTATCTGAAGAAGACAAGTGCGTAGAAAA TGATGTATGTTTACTTGAGGACCTTAGTACCAAAGTAAATAAAGAAGGCTCACCAAACCGCACAGAATGTCTTTCCAATGGAGACAGAATTCCAGGG gATTTCAAAGGACATTATTCATCATACAAGATTCCAAAAAAGACTAATTCTTCTAATGTGGGTGTAAAGAGAGCAGATGAGTGGTTTGAAGCATCTTTTGAAGTACAACTGCCTCCTCCAGGTCGTAGCAAATACAGCCAGGCATCACCAATCAGTGGCAAAAAAAGATATGGTGCAGATCGCATaactcaaagaaatgaaatcGGATATCGGTTGTTGAGAGGAGGAGGTCTGACTTCTCCTTCCAGACGCTGGAAGAATGCAGATGCCCCTGGTTGGCGACAGAGTGAAGTATCAAGATCACAACAAGAGAATATTTTGTCTTGCCAAG TTCCAGATCACAGATCCAATGGCACCATTTCTACCAGTGATAAATCAGGGAACATACAAAGAAATTTCAAGAAGGGAGATAAAGAAGAGTCTAGCAAAACCCTCATTGAGGAGCATGAACATAACCATTCCATGTTAGATTGTTTGCTGAGAGGAAACAGTGTCCCTTCAACAAAACCTAATAATGATGAGAATGGAAGGACTAACTCAAGTGACTCAGATACTAATTTGGAAACAAGCATAAGGGCTAATTCATTTCAGGATTCAACTAGTCCATCAAAAGATATATCACTATCAGATAACAACCATGAGGACGTGTTTTTTGACCACTGTGAAAAATGCCTCAAAAGGTTAACAGAAGATAAAAAATGTCGAAATTGCAGCAACAATGTTTTCCCTTCGCAAGCTGCAACCCTGCGCACACATTTATCACCAAACAGATTTTATGCCAGTGACAAAGAAAAGACCAAGATAAGAACGTACGCTAACCAACGTCGAGGTAACACTCCTGTGTTATTAGCCCGACCTGATACAGAGCCCTCTGCCACCCCTGAGATCTCAGGTGGTTCCGGCCAAGGGAAATCCAAgttaagaaagagaaagaatcAGGGGAAA TCTGCGACGTGTTCAGATTCAG ATCTTTCACCTGGAAGAGCAAAGCGAGGGAGCAAACAAGTCAAGCTTACTTTGCCTAAAAAAG ATACTGTGACTGAGCTGACTGTAGAAGAGTCTCCACTTGAAGCTACTTTCTCTGGTCCTGACGACATAACCTCTGGACCAGGAGCCTTAAGTGATGGTGACGATGATAAAGACGCTGATGTGATTACTGATTCTATCAACACCAAAATGACTCCAAAAACAAGAGCCAAGAGGAAAACACCTCTTTCTAAG GTTTGTTCTCAATTTGGCATTGAAATCATGCCAGAAGAGGAAGTATATGAACAAGCAGATGCAGTGCAGAATCTCCAGAGGCAAACATTAAAGATTACTCTACTAGCAAGTGAATGGCAGTCATTGGCTGGTGGTTTATCGACATTAAACAGGGAGCTTGCAATTAATTTGTCACAAATACAAAATGTGAGTGTTTCACTCTTGGTCCCAGAAGGTGCTTGTAGTGATGAAGATAAAAAGGAGGCTGGAAGTTTTGGCATCAGTATTATTGAGGCAAGGAAATGTGTAGGTCTTGACCCTCTTGTCTGGTTGAGCCACCCTCCTGAAAATCACAAAATAGATGTTATTGTTGGCCATGGTGTGAAACTTGGTTCTCCAGTACAACTTATTAAAAGACATGCACAATTCCAAAATTGCAAGTGGGTACATGTGGTCCATACTGCTCCAGAAAACCTCAGCAAATATAAGGACTATGATAGTCCAAATTTAAGAGGTGAAGAGAAGCATTGGAATGAGATTGATCTTTGCAAGAGTGCTGACCTTGTTGTTCCAGTGGGACCAAGAATTGCAAAGGCTTATCATTCATATTTGCAAGAATGTAAAAAAGACGAGGACTTTTTTGAGCTTATTCCAGGTCTTTTTGAGCGTGAGTTTGGGGATTTGCCAGCAAAGCAGAAACCCAAAGAGGAGGAAGATGATTTCATTGTGTTGTTATGTGGGCGTGGTGATAAGGAGGATTTTGAACTAAAAGGATACAACATTGCTGTCGAAGCATTTGCCAGTAGGCAACTGAAGGGGAAACATTACTCTTTGCTTTTTGTGGGTTCACCTAAAGGCAAGCAGGATAAGGTCAGGAAAAGGCTTCTCAAATACGGAATTACAGATGAACAGCTGGCAGTGAGAAAGTTTGTAAAGAGCAGAGAAAGGATGAAAGAGCTCTTTTGTGAAGTGGACATGGTCATCATGCCTTCAAAAGAAGAAGGATTTGGCCTCGTTGCCCTTGAAGCCCTGTCAGCTGGTTTACCCATCCTTATAGGGAGCAACTCAGGATTTGCAAGAACAATAAAGAACATTCCCTTGGGAAAATACAGAATAGTCGGGGATTCAGGAGATCCTGCTAAATGGGCTGAAGCAATTGAAGATGTTCGGGATCGACATGAAGTGGTCCTTGTAGAAAGTAAAACTCTGAAAGAGAATTATAGCAAGAAGTACTCTTGGAAAAAACAATGTGAAGAACTTGTTGACAGATTATTGAAGATGGTTTATG GgaaaaatacacggaaaaaactCTCAGTAGAAGAAAATAAGTCTTCTCCG ATTGATGCGTCTTCGTCGATTGCTACGACAAATCATGAGCCGTCAAGAAGTGAACAGCCAAAATTGACGAAACAAACAGGAGCATTGGGTAGCACGATAGTTACACAAAGAAAATCCCCGGATGTGGTAAACAGCAAAACAGAGGAACCTGTAGCAAACTGTGTAGAACCGGTTAAACTGGATATCCTTCGTCGCCATAAAGAGATAGAGGCGCACATCACCCTTCTTGACCAACACAGGAAAGACCAAAGAGAAAACGTACAGCAGCATCAGAGATTACTACGTGAAGTGGAAGAGGAAAAAGAACGCCTTTTGGAAAGGATACGAGTTTTAGATGACATTTTGAACGAAAAAGACCAGGCTTTAACGCAGTAA
- the LOC136924993 gene encoding uncharacterized protein isoform X1 — MSGGLLSGLDRAKERPYQGWKTNSSLSEEDKCVENDVCLLEDLSTKVNKEGSPNRTECLSNGDRIPGDFKGHYSSYKIPKKTNSSNVGVKRADEWFEASFEVQLPPPGRSKYSQASPISGKKRYGADRITQRNEIGYRLLRGGGLTSPSRRWKNADAPGWRQSEVSRSQQENILSCQVVPDHRSNGTISTSDKSGNIQRNFKKGDKEESSKTLIEEHEHNHSMLDCLLRGNSVPSTKPNNDENGRTNSSDSDTNLETSIRANSFQDSTSPSKDISLSDNNHEDVFFDHCEKCLKRLTEDKKCRNCSNNVFPSQAATLRTHLSPNRFYASDKEKTKIRTYANQRRGNTPVLLARPDTEPSATPEISGGSGQGKSKLRKRKNQGKSATCSDSDLSPGRAKRGSKQVKLTLPKKDTVTELTVEESPLEATFSGPDDITSGPGALSDGDDDKDADVITDSINTKMTPKTRAKRKTPLSKVCSQFGIEIMPEEEVYEQADAVQNLQRQTLKITLLASEWQSLAGGLSTLNRELAINLSQIQNVSVSLLVPEGACSDEDKKEAGSFGISIIEARKCVGLDPLVWLSHPPENHKIDVIVGHGVKLGSPVQLIKRHAQFQNCKWVHVVHTAPENLSKYKDYDSPNLRGEEKHWNEIDLCKSADLVVPVGPRIAKAYHSYLQECKKDEDFFELIPGLFEREFGDLPAKQKPKEEEDDFIVLLCGRGDKEDFELKGYNIAVEAFASRQLKGKHYSLLFVGSPKGKQDKVRKRLLKYGITDEQLAVRKFVKSRERMKELFCEVDMVIMPSKEEGFGLVALEALSAGLPILIGSNSGFARTIKNIPLGKYRIVGDSGDPAKWAEAIEDVRDRHEVVLVESKTLKENYSKKYSWKKQCEELVDRLLKMVYGKNTRKKLSVEENKSSPIDASSSIATTNHEPSRSEQPKLTKQTGALGSTIVTQRKSPDVVNSKTEEPVANCVEPVKLDILRRHKEIEAHITLLDQHRKDQRENVQQHQRLLREVEEEKERLLERIRVLDDILNEKDQALTQ; from the exons GCCTAGATAGAGCTAAAGAAAGACCTTACCAAGGATGGAAAACAAACAGTAGTCTATCTGAAGAAGACAAGTGCGTAGAAAA TGATGTATGTTTACTTGAGGACCTTAGTACCAAAGTAAATAAAGAAGGCTCACCAAACCGCACAGAATGTCTTTCCAATGGAGACAGAATTCCAGGG gATTTCAAAGGACATTATTCATCATACAAGATTCCAAAAAAGACTAATTCTTCTAATGTGGGTGTAAAGAGAGCAGATGAGTGGTTTGAAGCATCTTTTGAAGTACAACTGCCTCCTCCAGGTCGTAGCAAATACAGCCAGGCATCACCAATCAGTGGCAAAAAAAGATATGGTGCAGATCGCATaactcaaagaaatgaaatcGGATATCGGTTGTTGAGAGGAGGAGGTCTGACTTCTCCTTCCAGACGCTGGAAGAATGCAGATGCCCCTGGTTGGCGACAGAGTGAAGTATCAAGATCACAACAAGAGAATATTTTGTCTTGCCAAG TAGTTCCAGATCACAGATCCAATGGCACCATTTCTACCAGTGATAAATCAGGGAACATACAAAGAAATTTCAAGAAGGGAGATAAAGAAGAGTCTAGCAAAACCCTCATTGAGGAGCATGAACATAACCATTCCATGTTAGATTGTTTGCTGAGAGGAAACAGTGTCCCTTCAACAAAACCTAATAATGATGAGAATGGAAGGACTAACTCAAGTGACTCAGATACTAATTTGGAAACAAGCATAAGGGCTAATTCATTTCAGGATTCAACTAGTCCATCAAAAGATATATCACTATCAGATAACAACCATGAGGACGTGTTTTTTGACCACTGTGAAAAATGCCTCAAAAGGTTAACAGAAGATAAAAAATGTCGAAATTGCAGCAACAATGTTTTCCCTTCGCAAGCTGCAACCCTGCGCACACATTTATCACCAAACAGATTTTATGCCAGTGACAAAGAAAAGACCAAGATAAGAACGTACGCTAACCAACGTCGAGGTAACACTCCTGTGTTATTAGCCCGACCTGATACAGAGCCCTCTGCCACCCCTGAGATCTCAGGTGGTTCCGGCCAAGGGAAATCCAAgttaagaaagagaaagaatcAGGGGAAA TCTGCGACGTGTTCAGATTCAG ATCTTTCACCTGGAAGAGCAAAGCGAGGGAGCAAACAAGTCAAGCTTACTTTGCCTAAAAAAG ATACTGTGACTGAGCTGACTGTAGAAGAGTCTCCACTTGAAGCTACTTTCTCTGGTCCTGACGACATAACCTCTGGACCAGGAGCCTTAAGTGATGGTGACGATGATAAAGACGCTGATGTGATTACTGATTCTATCAACACCAAAATGACTCCAAAAACAAGAGCCAAGAGGAAAACACCTCTTTCTAAG GTTTGTTCTCAATTTGGCATTGAAATCATGCCAGAAGAGGAAGTATATGAACAAGCAGATGCAGTGCAGAATCTCCAGAGGCAAACATTAAAGATTACTCTACTAGCAAGTGAATGGCAGTCATTGGCTGGTGGTTTATCGACATTAAACAGGGAGCTTGCAATTAATTTGTCACAAATACAAAATGTGAGTGTTTCACTCTTGGTCCCAGAAGGTGCTTGTAGTGATGAAGATAAAAAGGAGGCTGGAAGTTTTGGCATCAGTATTATTGAGGCAAGGAAATGTGTAGGTCTTGACCCTCTTGTCTGGTTGAGCCACCCTCCTGAAAATCACAAAATAGATGTTATTGTTGGCCATGGTGTGAAACTTGGTTCTCCAGTACAACTTATTAAAAGACATGCACAATTCCAAAATTGCAAGTGGGTACATGTGGTCCATACTGCTCCAGAAAACCTCAGCAAATATAAGGACTATGATAGTCCAAATTTAAGAGGTGAAGAGAAGCATTGGAATGAGATTGATCTTTGCAAGAGTGCTGACCTTGTTGTTCCAGTGGGACCAAGAATTGCAAAGGCTTATCATTCATATTTGCAAGAATGTAAAAAAGACGAGGACTTTTTTGAGCTTATTCCAGGTCTTTTTGAGCGTGAGTTTGGGGATTTGCCAGCAAAGCAGAAACCCAAAGAGGAGGAAGATGATTTCATTGTGTTGTTATGTGGGCGTGGTGATAAGGAGGATTTTGAACTAAAAGGATACAACATTGCTGTCGAAGCATTTGCCAGTAGGCAACTGAAGGGGAAACATTACTCTTTGCTTTTTGTGGGTTCACCTAAAGGCAAGCAGGATAAGGTCAGGAAAAGGCTTCTCAAATACGGAATTACAGATGAACAGCTGGCAGTGAGAAAGTTTGTAAAGAGCAGAGAAAGGATGAAAGAGCTCTTTTGTGAAGTGGACATGGTCATCATGCCTTCAAAAGAAGAAGGATTTGGCCTCGTTGCCCTTGAAGCCCTGTCAGCTGGTTTACCCATCCTTATAGGGAGCAACTCAGGATTTGCAAGAACAATAAAGAACATTCCCTTGGGAAAATACAGAATAGTCGGGGATTCAGGAGATCCTGCTAAATGGGCTGAAGCAATTGAAGATGTTCGGGATCGACATGAAGTGGTCCTTGTAGAAAGTAAAACTCTGAAAGAGAATTATAGCAAGAAGTACTCTTGGAAAAAACAATGTGAAGAACTTGTTGACAGATTATTGAAGATGGTTTATG GgaaaaatacacggaaaaaactCTCAGTAGAAGAAAATAAGTCTTCTCCG ATTGATGCGTCTTCGTCGATTGCTACGACAAATCATGAGCCGTCAAGAAGTGAACAGCCAAAATTGACGAAACAAACAGGAGCATTGGGTAGCACGATAGTTACACAAAGAAAATCCCCGGATGTGGTAAACAGCAAAACAGAGGAACCTGTAGCAAACTGTGTAGAACCGGTTAAACTGGATATCCTTCGTCGCCATAAAGAGATAGAGGCGCACATCACCCTTCTTGACCAACACAGGAAAGACCAAAGAGAAAACGTACAGCAGCATCAGAGATTACTACGTGAAGTGGAAGAGGAAAAAGAACGCCTTTTGGAAAGGATACGAGTTTTAGATGACATTTTGAACGAAAAAGACCAGGCTTTAACGCAGTAA
- the LOC136924993 gene encoding uncharacterized protein isoform X3, with protein sequence MSGGLLSGLDRAKERPYQGWKTNSSLSEEDNDVCLLEDLSTKVNKEGSPNRTECLSNGDRIPGDFKGHYSSYKIPKKTNSSNVGVKRADEWFEASFEVQLPPPGRSKYSQASPISGKKRYGADRITQRNEIGYRLLRGGGLTSPSRRWKNADAPGWRQSEVSRSQQENILSCQVVPDHRSNGTISTSDKSGNIQRNFKKGDKEESSKTLIEEHEHNHSMLDCLLRGNSVPSTKPNNDENGRTNSSDSDTNLETSIRANSFQDSTSPSKDISLSDNNHEDVFFDHCEKCLKRLTEDKKCRNCSNNVFPSQAATLRTHLSPNRFYASDKEKTKIRTYANQRRGNTPVLLARPDTEPSATPEISGGSGQGKSKLRKRKNQGKSATCSDSDLSPGRAKRGSKQVKLTLPKKDTVTELTVEESPLEATFSGPDDITSGPGALSDGDDDKDADVITDSINTKMTPKTRAKRKTPLSKVCSQFGIEIMPEEEVYEQADAVQNLQRQTLKITLLASEWQSLAGGLSTLNRELAINLSQIQNVSVSLLVPEGACSDEDKKEAGSFGISIIEARKCVGLDPLVWLSHPPENHKIDVIVGHGVKLGSPVQLIKRHAQFQNCKWVHVVHTAPENLSKYKDYDSPNLRGEEKHWNEIDLCKSADLVVPVGPRIAKAYHSYLQECKKDEDFFELIPGLFEREFGDLPAKQKPKEEEDDFIVLLCGRGDKEDFELKGYNIAVEAFASRQLKGKHYSLLFVGSPKGKQDKVRKRLLKYGITDEQLAVRKFVKSRERMKELFCEVDMVIMPSKEEGFGLVALEALSAGLPILIGSNSGFARTIKNIPLGKYRIVGDSGDPAKWAEAIEDVRDRHEVVLVESKTLKENYSKKYSWKKQCEELVDRLLKMVYGKNTRKKLSVEENKSSPIDASSSIATTNHEPSRSEQPKLTKQTGALGSTIVTQRKSPDVVNSKTEEPVANCVEPVKLDILRRHKEIEAHITLLDQHRKDQRENVQQHQRLLREVEEEKERLLERIRVLDDILNEKDQALTQ encoded by the exons GCCTAGATAGAGCTAAAGAAAGACCTTACCAAGGATGGAAAACAAACAGTAGTCTATCTGAAGAAGACAA TGATGTATGTTTACTTGAGGACCTTAGTACCAAAGTAAATAAAGAAGGCTCACCAAACCGCACAGAATGTCTTTCCAATGGAGACAGAATTCCAGGG gATTTCAAAGGACATTATTCATCATACAAGATTCCAAAAAAGACTAATTCTTCTAATGTGGGTGTAAAGAGAGCAGATGAGTGGTTTGAAGCATCTTTTGAAGTACAACTGCCTCCTCCAGGTCGTAGCAAATACAGCCAGGCATCACCAATCAGTGGCAAAAAAAGATATGGTGCAGATCGCATaactcaaagaaatgaaatcGGATATCGGTTGTTGAGAGGAGGAGGTCTGACTTCTCCTTCCAGACGCTGGAAGAATGCAGATGCCCCTGGTTGGCGACAGAGTGAAGTATCAAGATCACAACAAGAGAATATTTTGTCTTGCCAAG TAGTTCCAGATCACAGATCCAATGGCACCATTTCTACCAGTGATAAATCAGGGAACATACAAAGAAATTTCAAGAAGGGAGATAAAGAAGAGTCTAGCAAAACCCTCATTGAGGAGCATGAACATAACCATTCCATGTTAGATTGTTTGCTGAGAGGAAACAGTGTCCCTTCAACAAAACCTAATAATGATGAGAATGGAAGGACTAACTCAAGTGACTCAGATACTAATTTGGAAACAAGCATAAGGGCTAATTCATTTCAGGATTCAACTAGTCCATCAAAAGATATATCACTATCAGATAACAACCATGAGGACGTGTTTTTTGACCACTGTGAAAAATGCCTCAAAAGGTTAACAGAAGATAAAAAATGTCGAAATTGCAGCAACAATGTTTTCCCTTCGCAAGCTGCAACCCTGCGCACACATTTATCACCAAACAGATTTTATGCCAGTGACAAAGAAAAGACCAAGATAAGAACGTACGCTAACCAACGTCGAGGTAACACTCCTGTGTTATTAGCCCGACCTGATACAGAGCCCTCTGCCACCCCTGAGATCTCAGGTGGTTCCGGCCAAGGGAAATCCAAgttaagaaagagaaagaatcAGGGGAAA TCTGCGACGTGTTCAGATTCAG ATCTTTCACCTGGAAGAGCAAAGCGAGGGAGCAAACAAGTCAAGCTTACTTTGCCTAAAAAAG ATACTGTGACTGAGCTGACTGTAGAAGAGTCTCCACTTGAAGCTACTTTCTCTGGTCCTGACGACATAACCTCTGGACCAGGAGCCTTAAGTGATGGTGACGATGATAAAGACGCTGATGTGATTACTGATTCTATCAACACCAAAATGACTCCAAAAACAAGAGCCAAGAGGAAAACACCTCTTTCTAAG GTTTGTTCTCAATTTGGCATTGAAATCATGCCAGAAGAGGAAGTATATGAACAAGCAGATGCAGTGCAGAATCTCCAGAGGCAAACATTAAAGATTACTCTACTAGCAAGTGAATGGCAGTCATTGGCTGGTGGTTTATCGACATTAAACAGGGAGCTTGCAATTAATTTGTCACAAATACAAAATGTGAGTGTTTCACTCTTGGTCCCAGAAGGTGCTTGTAGTGATGAAGATAAAAAGGAGGCTGGAAGTTTTGGCATCAGTATTATTGAGGCAAGGAAATGTGTAGGTCTTGACCCTCTTGTCTGGTTGAGCCACCCTCCTGAAAATCACAAAATAGATGTTATTGTTGGCCATGGTGTGAAACTTGGTTCTCCAGTACAACTTATTAAAAGACATGCACAATTCCAAAATTGCAAGTGGGTACATGTGGTCCATACTGCTCCAGAAAACCTCAGCAAATATAAGGACTATGATAGTCCAAATTTAAGAGGTGAAGAGAAGCATTGGAATGAGATTGATCTTTGCAAGAGTGCTGACCTTGTTGTTCCAGTGGGACCAAGAATTGCAAAGGCTTATCATTCATATTTGCAAGAATGTAAAAAAGACGAGGACTTTTTTGAGCTTATTCCAGGTCTTTTTGAGCGTGAGTTTGGGGATTTGCCAGCAAAGCAGAAACCCAAAGAGGAGGAAGATGATTTCATTGTGTTGTTATGTGGGCGTGGTGATAAGGAGGATTTTGAACTAAAAGGATACAACATTGCTGTCGAAGCATTTGCCAGTAGGCAACTGAAGGGGAAACATTACTCTTTGCTTTTTGTGGGTTCACCTAAAGGCAAGCAGGATAAGGTCAGGAAAAGGCTTCTCAAATACGGAATTACAGATGAACAGCTGGCAGTGAGAAAGTTTGTAAAGAGCAGAGAAAGGATGAAAGAGCTCTTTTGTGAAGTGGACATGGTCATCATGCCTTCAAAAGAAGAAGGATTTGGCCTCGTTGCCCTTGAAGCCCTGTCAGCTGGTTTACCCATCCTTATAGGGAGCAACTCAGGATTTGCAAGAACAATAAAGAACATTCCCTTGGGAAAATACAGAATAGTCGGGGATTCAGGAGATCCTGCTAAATGGGCTGAAGCAATTGAAGATGTTCGGGATCGACATGAAGTGGTCCTTGTAGAAAGTAAAACTCTGAAAGAGAATTATAGCAAGAAGTACTCTTGGAAAAAACAATGTGAAGAACTTGTTGACAGATTATTGAAGATGGTTTATG GgaaaaatacacggaaaaaactCTCAGTAGAAGAAAATAAGTCTTCTCCG ATTGATGCGTCTTCGTCGATTGCTACGACAAATCATGAGCCGTCAAGAAGTGAACAGCCAAAATTGACGAAACAAACAGGAGCATTGGGTAGCACGATAGTTACACAAAGAAAATCCCCGGATGTGGTAAACAGCAAAACAGAGGAACCTGTAGCAAACTGTGTAGAACCGGTTAAACTGGATATCCTTCGTCGCCATAAAGAGATAGAGGCGCACATCACCCTTCTTGACCAACACAGGAAAGACCAAAGAGAAAACGTACAGCAGCATCAGAGATTACTACGTGAAGTGGAAGAGGAAAAAGAACGCCTTTTGGAAAGGATACGAGTTTTAGATGACATTTTGAACGAAAAAGACCAGGCTTTAACGCAGTAA